In a single window of the Nocardioides sp. L-11A genome:
- a CDS encoding SRPBCC family protein yields the protein MDQQLEDSIAIDAPPARVWALVSDVRRMAEWSPQVTSTRLAEGAELGEGAAFTNRNQHGELEWTTHARIVRFAPEEEIAFRVEENWAVWSFHLRAEDDGTLLTQRRSTPDGISDLSRELTEGFLGGMDVFTTALREGMRQTLTGIKATAEA from the coding sequence ATGGACCAGCAGCTCGAGGACTCGATCGCGATCGACGCGCCCCCGGCCCGGGTGTGGGCACTCGTCAGCGACGTGCGGCGGATGGCCGAGTGGAGCCCGCAGGTCACCTCGACCCGGCTGGCCGAGGGCGCCGAGCTCGGCGAGGGCGCGGCGTTCACGAACCGCAACCAGCACGGCGAGCTGGAGTGGACCACCCACGCCCGGATCGTCCGGTTCGCGCCCGAGGAGGAGATCGCCTTCCGGGTCGAGGAGAACTGGGCCGTCTGGTCCTTCCACCTCCGCGCCGAGGACGACGGCACCCTGCTCACGCAGCGCCGCAGCACGCCCGACGGCATCTCCGACCTGTCCCGCGAGCTCACCGAGGGCTTCCTCGGCGGCATGGACGTCTTCACCACGGCACTGCGCGAGGGCATGCGGCAGACGCTGACGGGGATCAAGGCCACCGCGGAGGCCTGA
- a CDS encoding TetR/AcrR family transcriptional regulator has translation MAGEAAPVDGRRARGDATRRRAARHAADLATTHGLDSISVGGLATATGLSKSGILTVFGTREAIQVAAVAEARRVYAATVIEPAWGAEPGRARLRALLDSWVDYQRAGVFPGGCFVTATAVEFGHRGGPVADAVRRLKREWLDLLETELTTAGAADPVDDAFRIDAYLTAADTRRQLFGDDTALDRARALALAVIG, from the coding sequence ATGGCAGGAGAGGCGGCTCCGGTGGATGGGCGCCGGGCGCGTGGCGACGCGACCCGGCGGCGCGCGGCGCGGCACGCGGCGGATCTCGCCACCACCCACGGACTCGACTCGATCTCGGTCGGGGGGCTGGCGACCGCCACGGGGCTCAGCAAGAGCGGCATCCTCACGGTCTTCGGTACCCGCGAGGCGATCCAGGTCGCGGCGGTCGCCGAGGCTCGCCGCGTGTACGCCGCGACGGTGATCGAGCCCGCCTGGGGCGCCGAGCCCGGGCGGGCGCGGCTGCGGGCCCTGCTCGACTCCTGGGTCGACTACCAGCGGGCGGGAGTCTTCCCGGGCGGCTGCTTCGTCACCGCGACCGCCGTCGAGTTCGGTCACCGCGGGGGCCCGGTCGCCGACGCCGTGCGCCGGCTCAAGCGCGAGTGGCTCGACCTGCTGGAGACCGAGCTGACGACGGCGGGTGCCGCCGATCCCGTCGACGACGCCTTCCGGATCGACGCCTATCTCACCGCCGCGGACACCCGGCGCCAGCTCTTCGGCGACGACACCGCGCTCGACCGGGCGCGTGCGCTCGCCCTGGCGGTGATCGGCTGA
- a CDS encoding FAD binding domain-containing protein, translated as MSTEPAVGPGAAVTVNGAARALVDAQPPLTALDWLRGLGLTGAKEGCAEGECGACAVLLARPAPDPASGVPTAWTAINACLLPAAALAGQEVVTAEGLGTPAALHPVQHALAVHGGSQCGYCTPGFVCSMAAEFYRPDRETFDPHALSGNLCRCTGYRPIVEAAEALGAPAAGDPLAVRTTAPPPPAPPHTLPGWVRPASLAEALALLGEPGAVAIAGSTDLGVEANLRGARPALLVAVDRLDELRDLSVGDDAVEIGAALTLSEVERRLAGRIPLLDAVFPQFASRLIRNGATFGGNLGTGSPIGDLPPALLALDAELVLVGPAGERTVPLTSFFTGYRRSVREPGELIARIRVPLPLATTTAFHKIAKRRFDDISSVAVAFALDVVDGVVRGAAIGLGGVAATPIRATAAEQALVGRAWTAAGIGPAAAALAAAGTPLDDHRASAAYRAAMLGQALPRLLAEQPGGKAS; from the coding sequence ATGAGTACGGAGCCGGCCGTCGGGCCGGGCGCCGCCGTCACGGTCAACGGAGCCGCCCGGGCGCTCGTCGACGCCCAGCCGCCGCTCACCGCGCTCGACTGGCTGCGCGGGCTCGGCCTCACCGGCGCCAAGGAGGGCTGTGCCGAGGGGGAGTGCGGTGCGTGCGCCGTCCTGCTCGCCCGGCCGGCACCGGACCCCGCATCCGGCGTCCCCACCGCGTGGACCGCGATCAACGCCTGCCTGCTGCCCGCCGCCGCGCTGGCCGGCCAGGAGGTCGTCACCGCGGAGGGCCTGGGCACCCCCGCCGCGCTGCACCCAGTGCAGCACGCGCTGGCCGTCCACGGTGGATCGCAGTGCGGCTACTGCACGCCCGGCTTCGTGTGCAGCATGGCCGCCGAGTTCTACCGCCCGGATCGCGAGACCTTCGACCCCCACGCGCTGTCGGGCAACCTGTGCCGCTGCACCGGCTACCGGCCGATCGTCGAGGCGGCCGAGGCCCTCGGCGCCCCGGCCGCCGGCGACCCCCTCGCCGTCCGTACGACGGCCCCGCCGCCGCCCGCGCCACCCCACACGCTGCCCGGCTGGGTGCGGCCGGCGAGCCTCGCCGAGGCGCTGGCCCTGCTCGGCGAGCCGGGCGCGGTCGCCATCGCCGGGTCGACCGACCTCGGCGTCGAGGCCAACCTGCGTGGTGCCCGGCCCGCTCTCCTCGTGGCCGTCGACCGGCTCGACGAGTTGCGCGACCTGAGCGTCGGCGACGATGCTGTCGAGATCGGCGCGGCCCTGACGCTCAGCGAGGTCGAGCGGCGGCTGGCGGGACGGATCCCCTTGCTGGACGCGGTCTTCCCGCAGTTCGCGTCGCGGTTGATCCGCAACGGCGCGACCTTCGGCGGCAACCTCGGCACCGGCTCCCCGATCGGCGACCTGCCGCCCGCGCTGCTCGCCCTCGACGCCGAGCTGGTGCTCGTCGGCCCGGCCGGTGAGCGGACCGTCCCGCTCACCTCGTTCTTCACCGGCTACCGCCGCTCCGTCCGCGAGCCCGGCGAGCTGATCGCCCGGATCCGGGTGCCGCTGCCGCTCGCCACCACCACCGCGTTCCACAAGATCGCCAAGCGCCGCTTCGACGACATCTCCTCGGTGGCGGTCGCCTTCGCGCTCGACGTCGTCGACGGCGTCGTCCGCGGCGCGGCCATCGGGCTCGGGGGCGTGGCGGCCACGCCGATCCGCGCGACGGCCGCGGAGCAGGCCCTCGTCGGCCGTGCCTGGACGGCTGCGGGCATCGGCCCGGCCGCGGCCGCGCTGGCCGCCGCGGGCACGCCGCTCGACGACCACCGGGCGAGTGCCGCGTACCGTGCGGCGATGCTCGGGCAGGCGCTCCCGCGGCTGCTCGCCGAGCAGCCGGGAGGGAAGGCGTCATGA
- the xdhB gene encoding xanthine dehydrogenase molybdopterin binding subunit → MSVGEARPHEAAALHVTGRALYTDDLALQATGLLHAHPVQAPHAHARITRLDPAPAYAVPGVVRVLTAADVPGTNDSGTKHDEPLFPDEVMFHGQAVAWVLGETLEAARLGAAAVAVAYDPLPSLVTIADAIAAASFQGARPTMERGDIEAGFAASTRVFEGVTELAGQEHFYLETHASFAQVDDDGQVSVSSSTQHPTETQEVVAHVLGLASHQVTVQCLRMGGGFGGKEMQPHGYAAVAALGATLTGRPVRVRLTRQQDLTMSGKRHGFHASWRVGFDDGGGLQALDATLTSDGGWSLDLSEPVLSRALCHIDNAYWIPHVRVCGRIARTHTTSQTAFRGFGGPQGMLVIEDVLGRCASALGLAPEELRRRNFYVEGQATPYGQPVRHAARLDRAWQQVLDTGEFAVRRKEIDRHNAGSPHAKRGLAITPVKFGISFNFTSFNQAGALVHVYKDGSVLINHGGTEMGQGLHTKMLQVAATALDLPIERVRLAPTRTDKVPNTSATAASSGADLNGAAVKDACDQILARLVPVRERLGSQAAWEDIVRTAYLDRIQLWAAGFYRTEGLSWDATTMTGHPFKYFAYGVAAAEVEVDGFTGAYAVRRVDIVHDVGDSLSPLVDLGQVEGGFLQGVGWLTLEDLRWDSSDGPGRGRLATQSASTYKLPSLSELPADLRVALLERATEDGVVYGSKAVGEPPLMLAFSVREALRDAVAAFEVPTGAPSTPVELASPATPEAVWWAIESVRR, encoded by the coding sequence ATGAGCGTCGGCGAGGCCCGGCCCCACGAGGCGGCGGCACTGCACGTCACCGGCCGGGCGCTCTACACCGACGACCTCGCGCTGCAGGCGACCGGCCTGCTGCACGCCCACCCCGTCCAGGCGCCGCACGCGCACGCCCGGATCACGCGGCTCGACCCCGCGCCGGCCTACGCGGTCCCCGGCGTGGTGCGGGTCCTGACCGCCGCCGACGTCCCCGGCACCAACGACTCCGGCACCAAGCACGACGAGCCACTGTTCCCCGACGAGGTGATGTTCCACGGCCAGGCGGTGGCCTGGGTGCTGGGCGAGACGCTGGAGGCCGCCCGGCTGGGCGCGGCGGCCGTCGCGGTGGCGTACGACCCCCTGCCGTCGCTGGTCACCATCGCGGACGCGATCGCCGCGGCCTCCTTCCAGGGCGCGCGACCGACGATGGAGCGTGGCGACATCGAGGCCGGATTCGCCGCCAGCACGCGGGTGTTCGAGGGCGTCACCGAGCTCGCCGGGCAGGAGCACTTCTATCTCGAGACCCACGCGTCCTTCGCGCAGGTCGACGACGACGGCCAGGTGAGCGTGTCGTCGAGCACCCAGCACCCGACCGAGACCCAGGAGGTCGTCGCCCACGTGCTGGGCCTGGCCAGCCACCAGGTGACGGTGCAGTGCCTGCGGATGGGCGGCGGGTTCGGCGGCAAGGAGATGCAGCCCCACGGGTACGCCGCCGTGGCGGCCCTCGGCGCCACCCTGACCGGCCGTCCGGTCCGGGTCCGGCTCACCCGGCAGCAGGACCTGACGATGAGCGGGAAGCGGCACGGCTTCCACGCCAGCTGGCGGGTCGGCTTCGACGACGGCGGCGGGCTGCAGGCGCTCGACGCGACCCTCACCTCCGACGGCGGCTGGAGCCTCGACCTCTCCGAGCCGGTGCTCTCGCGGGCCCTGTGCCATATCGACAACGCGTACTGGATCCCGCACGTCCGGGTCTGCGGCCGGATCGCCCGCACCCACACCACCTCCCAGACCGCGTTCCGCGGCTTCGGCGGCCCGCAGGGGATGCTCGTCATCGAGGACGTCCTCGGCCGCTGCGCGTCCGCGCTCGGGCTGGCGCCCGAGGAGCTGCGGCGCCGCAACTTCTACGTCGAGGGCCAGGCGACGCCGTACGGCCAGCCGGTGCGGCACGCCGCGCGCCTCGACCGCGCCTGGCAGCAGGTGCTCGACACCGGCGAGTTCGCCGTTCGGCGCAAGGAGATCGACCGCCACAATGCCGGCTCCCCCCATGCCAAGCGGGGTCTGGCGATCACGCCGGTGAAGTTCGGCATCTCCTTCAACTTCACCTCCTTCAATCAGGCCGGCGCGCTCGTGCACGTCTACAAGGACGGCTCGGTGCTCATCAACCACGGCGGCACCGAGATGGGCCAGGGCCTGCACACCAAGATGCTCCAGGTCGCCGCCACCGCGCTCGACCTGCCGATCGAGCGAGTGCGGCTCGCCCCGACCCGCACGGACAAGGTGCCCAACACCTCCGCCACGGCCGCGAGCTCCGGCGCCGACCTCAACGGCGCCGCGGTCAAGGACGCGTGCGACCAGATCCTCGCGCGGCTCGTTCCCGTGCGTGAGCGCCTCGGGTCGCAGGCCGCGTGGGAGGACATCGTGCGCACGGCGTACCTCGACCGAATCCAGCTCTGGGCCGCCGGCTTCTACCGCACCGAGGGCCTGTCCTGGGATGCGACGACGATGACCGGGCACCCGTTCAAGTACTTCGCCTACGGCGTCGCGGCCGCCGAGGTCGAGGTCGACGGCTTCACCGGTGCCTACGCCGTGCGCCGGGTCGACATCGTCCACGACGTCGGTGACAGCCTCTCCCCGCTCGTCGACCTCGGCCAGGTCGAGGGCGGCTTCCTCCAGGGCGTCGGCTGGCTGACCCTCGAGGACCTGCGCTGGGACAGCTCGGACGGGCCCGGCCGCGGGCGCCTCGCGACGCAGTCCGCGTCGACGTACAAGCTGCCGAGCCTGTCGGAGCTGCCCGCCGACCTGCGCGTCGCGCTGTTGGAACGGGCCACCGAGGACGGCGTCGTCTACGGCTCCAAGGCGGTCGGCGAGCCGCCGCTGATGCTGGCGTTCTCGGTGCGTGAGGCACTGCGCGACGCGGTCGCCGCCTTCGAGGTCCCGACAGGCGCACCCAGCACACCCGTCGAGCTGGCCTCGCCGGCCACCCCGGAGGCGGTCTGGTGGGCCATCGAGAGCGTGCGGAGGTGA
- the xdhC gene encoding xanthine dehydrogenase accessory protein XdhC: MDWLRALQHLRATRTPAVLVTVVEVHGHAPRAAGAKLVVAPRETWGSIGGGNLEETAVRRARVLLDDPDAAPATERHDLSDRAPGEHGVQCCGGRVMLLYEPVPVRRSVAIFGMGHVGFELALLLSRHDLELHLVDSRADQLAEARLAPLLTGPADVRAHRVPVLPELVVADLPVGTDVLVLTHDHAEDLALLDALLRSDAPASIGLIGSSAKWARFRTRLAELGHDQDAIARVRTPIGAPGLAGKEPAAIALAVAVALVRRSSHQV, from the coding sequence ATGGACTGGCTGCGTGCGCTCCAGCACCTCCGCGCGACGCGGACGCCGGCGGTGCTCGTCACCGTCGTCGAGGTGCACGGCCACGCCCCGCGCGCGGCCGGCGCCAAGCTGGTCGTCGCCCCGCGGGAGACCTGGGGCTCGATCGGCGGCGGCAACCTCGAGGAGACCGCCGTCCGCCGGGCGCGGGTGCTCCTCGACGACCCCGACGCCGCACCCGCGACCGAGCGCCACGATCTGTCCGACCGGGCGCCCGGTGAGCACGGCGTGCAGTGCTGCGGCGGTCGGGTGATGCTCCTCTACGAGCCGGTGCCGGTCCGGCGCTCGGTCGCGATCTTCGGCATGGGGCATGTCGGCTTCGAGCTGGCCCTGCTGCTCAGCCGCCACGATCTCGAGCTCCACCTCGTCGACTCCCGGGCCGATCAGCTCGCCGAGGCCCGGCTCGCGCCGCTGCTGACCGGCCCGGCCGACGTCCGGGCGCACCGGGTGCCGGTCCTGCCCGAGCTCGTGGTCGCCGACCTGCCCGTCGGCACCGACGTCCTCGTCCTCACCCACGACCACGCCGAGGACCTGGCCCTGCTCGACGCGCTGCTCCGCTCCGACGCGCCGGCGTCGATCGGGCTGATCGGCTCCAGCGCCAAGTGGGCACGCTTCCGCACCCGGCTCGCCGAGCTCGGCCATGACCAGGATGCGATCGCGCGGGTCCGTACGCCGATCGGGGCGCCCGGCCTCGCCGGCAAGGAGCCCGCCGCGATCGCGCTGGCGGTGGCCGTCGCGCTCGTGCGCCGCTCGTCACACCAGGTGTGA
- a CDS encoding transglutaminase domain-containing protein yields the protein MAGQHPYPPHPPAPPGRRGFPWLAVLGSLALVLVLVVGVTVVLALDEDDPSKDRPSRSEALRERLLEGERAELPTTAQAEEAVPGYDYTAPISGVGVDDDLIIPATYDADAVDPWQGDPGKIEVYADQALTRPVPILILPDPTSSTTDPRLAITPLGLKRSHITRRDGRAKGTLADLGTYWNLNPHVYVVQYLEPDGSKRVRPLVTQVDFTAETPAPAQITSSVTPQGDAFLQWSRVPDATEYLVVLQQHKDSSLNDTVQVVGRTTDTNWSSAVTKKCHHSCTQNDLLKLTTVDASTMLGLPQLVAEKVDARLGVIAVVDRKASVMTPIDFGGLEALPVRSDRKWDAGADIAGRGLEALPSRFLYVSIEGSTRATGAFVDRAEVRRQGPDWVVPLRGQGTRLVDPVLIPAAAVDDIDAAVATFNERAQRDYPPAGLRETGIVIRTDLPQQPSPELPPPDYPVFGSNELTRFIAGQLIAGSTAIDISEFLDQPGIPAYDDALQEAVYQNPYAMAYFDQFSFDGSVIHVEAAYPPAEKQARQAKIADAAEAVVDSQISAGMSVSEKVSAINRYLVDHADYDDAAIAASGKYRSDIPADYRYAWETDGILVNALGVCMSYAYAFHAVAEEAGLESVVISGELADGGGHAWNKVKIGDSWRAVDVTWNDPGGPWAASSGTRYLMIRDGEFTGSALRTERDTWMADAYLSQYATR from the coding sequence ATGGCGGGGCAGCATCCGTACCCGCCGCACCCGCCGGCACCTCCCGGGCGGCGTGGATTCCCCTGGTTGGCGGTGCTCGGCTCCCTCGCCCTGGTCCTGGTGCTCGTCGTCGGCGTCACCGTGGTCCTGGCGCTGGACGAGGACGACCCATCGAAGGACCGACCGAGCAGGTCGGAGGCGCTGCGTGAGCGGCTTCTGGAGGGGGAGCGTGCGGAGCTGCCGACCACCGCTCAGGCCGAGGAGGCGGTCCCGGGCTACGACTACACCGCTCCGATCAGCGGCGTCGGTGTCGACGACGACCTGATCATCCCCGCGACCTACGACGCGGACGCCGTGGATCCGTGGCAGGGAGACCCCGGCAAGATCGAGGTGTACGCCGACCAGGCGCTGACCCGGCCGGTGCCGATCCTCATCCTGCCGGACCCGACCTCCTCCACCACGGACCCGCGCCTGGCGATCACGCCGCTGGGTCTCAAGCGGTCGCACATCACGCGGCGCGACGGCCGGGCGAAGGGCACGCTCGCCGATCTCGGCACGTACTGGAACCTCAACCCCCACGTGTACGTCGTGCAGTACCTCGAGCCGGACGGCAGCAAGCGGGTCCGGCCGCTCGTGACCCAGGTCGACTTCACCGCCGAGACGCCGGCCCCGGCGCAGATCACGTCGTCGGTGACGCCCCAGGGGGACGCCTTCCTGCAGTGGTCGCGGGTCCCGGACGCGACGGAGTACCTCGTCGTCCTGCAGCAGCACAAGGACAGCAGCCTGAACGACACGGTCCAGGTGGTCGGGCGCACGACGGACACGAACTGGTCCTCGGCCGTGACGAAGAAGTGCCACCACTCCTGCACGCAGAACGACCTCCTGAAGCTGACCACCGTCGACGCGTCGACGATGCTCGGGCTGCCGCAGCTGGTCGCCGAGAAGGTCGACGCCCGGCTCGGCGTCATCGCCGTCGTGGACCGGAAGGCGTCGGTGATGACGCCGATCGACTTCGGCGGTCTGGAGGCGCTCCCCGTCCGGTCCGACCGGAAGTGGGACGCCGGCGCGGACATCGCCGGTCGCGGCCTGGAGGCACTGCCGAGCCGGTTCCTGTACGTCTCGATCGAGGGCTCGACCCGGGCGACCGGTGCCTTCGTCGACCGGGCCGAGGTGCGCCGCCAGGGACCCGACTGGGTGGTGCCGCTGCGGGGCCAGGGGACCCGGCTGGTGGACCCGGTCCTCATCCCCGCCGCGGCGGTCGACGACATCGACGCCGCGGTCGCGACGTTCAACGAGCGGGCGCAGCGCGACTATCCGCCTGCCGGCTTGCGCGAGACGGGCATCGTGATCCGCACCGACCTGCCGCAGCAGCCCAGCCCGGAGCTGCCGCCGCCCGACTACCCGGTCTTCGGCAGCAACGAGCTCACCCGGTTCATCGCCGGCCAGCTGATCGCCGGCTCGACGGCCATCGACATCTCCGAGTTCCTCGACCAGCCGGGGATCCCCGCCTACGACGACGCGCTCCAGGAGGCCGTCTACCAGAACCCGTACGCGATGGCCTACTTCGACCAGTTCTCCTTCGACGGCAGTGTGATCCACGTCGAGGCGGCGTACCCGCCGGCCGAGAAGCAGGCCCGGCAGGCGAAGATCGCGGACGCTGCCGAGGCGGTCGTGGACAGCCAGATCTCGGCAGGGATGAGCGTCTCCGAGAAGGTCAGCGCCATCAACCGGTATCTGGTCGACCATGCCGACTACGACGACGCGGCGATCGCCGCCTCCGGGAAGTACCGCTCCGACATCCCGGCCGACTATCGCTACGCGTGGGAGACCGACGGCATCCTCGTGAACGCCCTGGGGGTGTGCATGAGCTACGCCTACGCCTTCCACGCGGTCGCGGAGGAGGCCGGCCTGGAGTCGGTCGTCATCTCCGGGGAGCTGGCCGACGGCGGCGGTCACGCGTGGAACAAGGTCAAGATCGGCGACAGCTGGCGCGCGGTGGACGTGACCTGGAACGACCCCGGCGGGCCGTGGGCCGCCTCGTCGGGCACCCGGTACCTGATGATCCGCGACGGGGAGTTCACCGGCAGCGCCCTGCGCACCGAGCGGGACACCTGGATGGCCGACGCCTACCTCAGCCAGTACGCCACCCGGTGA
- a CDS encoding nucleoside deaminase: MSEHAWLVRAVDLATSSVAEGGGPFGAVVVRDGAVVAEGQNRVTRDLDPTAHAEVVAIRAACTALASFELRGCTLYTSCEPCPLCVSASLWARLDRVVYAADRDDAARGGFDDRAFYELFDRPRTAWAMPVTQVVTAEAAAPFDAWLANAARTAY, translated from the coding sequence ATGAGCGAGCATGCCTGGCTGGTGCGCGCCGTCGACCTGGCGACGAGCAGCGTCGCCGAGGGCGGCGGTCCGTTCGGCGCCGTCGTCGTCCGTGACGGGGCCGTGGTCGCCGAGGGCCAGAACCGCGTCACCCGCGACCTCGACCCGACCGCCCACGCGGAGGTGGTCGCGATCCGCGCGGCGTGTACCGCGCTGGCCTCCTTCGAGCTGCGTGGGTGCACGCTCTACACGTCGTGCGAGCCCTGCCCACTGTGTGTCTCGGCCTCGCTGTGGGCGCGTCTCGACCGGGTCGTCTACGCCGCCGACCGCGACGACGCCGCCCGAGGCGGCTTCGACGACCGCGCGTTCTACGAGCTCTTCGACCGACCCCGCACCGCGTGGGCCATGCCCGTGACGCAGGTGGTGACCGCCGAGGCCGCCGCGCCCTTCGACGCCTGGCTGGCGAACGCCGCCCGCACCGCCTACTGA
- a CDS encoding LysR family transcriptional regulator, with translation MEVHQLTILRELGALGSVTAVAEALHVSPSAVSQHLAALQRQFATPLTRRDGRVLTLTDAGRVLARAGAGVIDAMAAARTAVEEFEDSPGGTVTLSSFHSAGQALFGPLLRELGAGPGRPGSPDLRLTDEDVAQRDFPALAAQYDLVLAHRMEHSPPWPTDDLHVVTLAREPLDVALPAGHPLASRERLRPRDVVGERWVTSRVGYSPDDVLTAVAALTRRSADVVHRVNDYGAVAALVAAGSGIGLLPRYTSPHPYDDVVLRPLHGLSTSRTIDVLARPETLRRRSAQHVVQALRRVMDRLVASQGSAARG, from the coding sequence GTGGAGGTCCATCAGCTCACCATCCTGCGCGAGCTCGGCGCCCTCGGCAGCGTCACCGCGGTCGCCGAGGCGCTGCACGTCTCGCCGTCCGCGGTCTCGCAGCACCTGGCCGCGCTGCAGCGGCAGTTCGCGACGCCGCTGACCCGACGCGACGGACGGGTGCTCACCCTCACCGACGCCGGCCGGGTCCTGGCCCGCGCGGGTGCCGGTGTCATCGACGCGATGGCGGCGGCGCGCACGGCGGTCGAGGAGTTCGAGGACTCGCCGGGCGGCACGGTCACGCTGAGCAGCTTCCACAGTGCCGGGCAGGCGCTGTTCGGACCGTTGCTGCGGGAGCTCGGTGCCGGCCCCGGCCGGCCCGGCTCCCCCGACCTCCGGCTGACCGACGAGGACGTCGCCCAGCGCGACTTCCCGGCCCTCGCCGCCCAGTACGACCTCGTCCTCGCCCACCGGATGGAGCACAGTCCGCCCTGGCCCACCGACGACCTGCACGTCGTCACCCTGGCCCGCGAGCCCCTCGACGTCGCCCTCCCGGCCGGCCACCCGCTCGCCTCGCGCGAGCGGCTCCGTCCGCGCGACGTGGTCGGCGAGCGCTGGGTGACGAGCCGGGTCGGCTACTCCCCCGACGACGTCCTCACCGCCGTCGCCGCCCTCACCCGGCGCAGCGCCGACGTCGTCCACCGGGTCAACGACTACGGTGCCGTCGCCGCCCTGGTCGCCGCCGGCTCCGGCATCGGCCTGCTGCCCCGCTACACCTCCCCCCACCCGTACGACGACGTCGTCCTCCGCCCGCTGCACGGGCTCAGCACCAGCCGCACCATCGACGTACTCGCGCGGCCGGAGACCCTGCGCCGCCGCTCCGCGCAGCACGTCGTCCAGGCGCTGCGCCGGGTCATGGATCGGCTCGTTGCCTCGCAGGGAAGCGCCGCACGCGGTTGA
- the tdh gene encoding L-threonine 3-dehydrogenase: MKALFKAEAGPGLALVERPDPVCGPADAVIRVLRTGICGTDLHILRWDDWAAGAVRTPLTPGHEFYGEVVEVGPLVTDVAVGDRVSGEGHIVCGTCRNCRAGRRQMCIRTIGLGVQRDGAFAEYLSLPASNVWVHHPDVEPELGAIFDPLGNAVHTALAFPLVGEDVLVAGCGPIGLMAIAIARHVGARYVVGTDVSPARLELARRMGADAVVDVTTGSVADVQRTLHMREGFDIGFEMSGAPSALPQMIDNMNHGGRIAMLGLPSSPFAVDWGKVVTHMLTLKGIYGREMFETWNAMGAMLQTSGTLRDAIGSVISDRLPARDWERGFEIAASAGVGKVVLDWTEL, from the coding sequence ATGAAGGCGCTCTTCAAGGCCGAGGCCGGTCCCGGGCTGGCGCTCGTCGAGCGCCCGGATCCGGTGTGCGGACCGGCGGACGCGGTCATCCGCGTGCTGCGCACGGGCATCTGCGGCACCGACCTGCACATCCTGCGCTGGGACGACTGGGCGGCCGGAGCGGTGCGGACGCCGCTGACCCCGGGGCACGAGTTCTACGGCGAGGTGGTCGAGGTCGGCCCGCTCGTCACCGATGTCGCGGTCGGCGACCGTGTCTCCGGGGAGGGGCATATCGTGTGCGGCACCTGCCGCAACTGCCGCGCGGGCCGTCGTCAGATGTGCATCCGCACCATCGGGCTCGGTGTGCAGCGCGACGGGGCCTTCGCGGAGTACCTCAGCCTCCCGGCCAGCAACGTCTGGGTCCACCATCCCGACGTCGAGCCCGAGCTCGGCGCGATCTTCGACCCCCTCGGCAACGCCGTCCACACCGCGCTCGCCTTCCCGCTCGTCGGCGAGGACGTCCTCGTCGCCGGATGCGGGCCGATCGGGCTGATGGCGATCGCGATCGCCCGTCACGTCGGCGCCCGGTACGTCGTCGGCACGGACGTCAGCCCGGCCCGGCTGGAGCTGGCCCGGCGGATGGGTGCGGACGCCGTCGTCGACGTGACGACCGGATCGGTCGCCGACGTGCAGCGCACGCTGCACATGCGCGAGGGCTTCGACATCGGCTTCGAGATGAGTGGTGCGCCGTCCGCACTGCCGCAGATGATCGACAACATGAACCACGGTGGCCGGATCGCCATGCTCGGGCTGCCCAGCTCGCCGTTCGCCGTCGACTGGGGCAAGGTCGTCACCCACATGCTGACCCTCAAGGGGATCTACGGCCGGGAGATGTTCGAGACCTGGAACGCGATGGGCGCGATGCTGCAGACGAGTGGCACCCTGCGCGACGCGATCGGGTCGGTCATCTCCGACCGGCTGCCCGCCCGCGACTGGGAGCGGGGATTCGAGATCGCGGCGTCCGCCGGGGTCGGCAAGGTCGTGCTGGACTGGACGGAGCTGTGA